In one window of Drosophila innubila isolate TH190305 chromosome 2L unlocalized genomic scaffold, UK_Dinn_1.0 4_B_2L, whole genome shotgun sequence DNA:
- the LOC117781219 gene encoding ubiA prenyltransferase domain-containing protein 1 homolog, producing the protein MATSLGKCEPQEVAAPATTATTSATQLLRQRQSNGGTVHETPSTSSTALNGKAAPAIKANDYSSGTFMKLKTYLLALRPWSLSASLVPTLLGSALAYRSQWAADFSMLTFFLTAFTVVTVHCAGNVVNTYFDFIKGIDKQKADDRTLVDHILTKDEVVSLGAILYLAGCGGFVLLAVLSPAKMEHLALIYFGGLSSSFLYTGGIGFKYIALGDLVILILFGPISVLFAFMSQTGHVDWTTMGYAIPLALNTEAILHSNNTRDAESDGKAGIVTLAILIGRTASHVLYAMLLFTPYSLFFIFGLKYSLWFLLPLITLPQAFQIEKRFRDEQTMHVVPKQTAKLNFFFGILYIIACCCAQQLPTFVSRKH; encoded by the exons ATGGCAACAAGTCTTGGTAAATGCGAGCCGCAGGAAGTTGCAGCaccggcaacaacagcaacgacgtCAGCAACACAGCTACTAAGACAACGGCAATCAAATGGCGGCACCGTTCACGAGACTCCATCAACGTCATCGACGGCGTTGAATGGCAAGGCAGCTCCAGCAATAAAGGCCAATGACTATAGCTCTGGCACATTTATGAAACTTAAAACCTATTTGCTGGCCTTGCGTCCTTGGTCGCTCTCGGCCAGTTTGGTGCCGACGCTGCTCGGCTCCGCATTGGCATATCGTTCGCAATGGGCGGCCGATTTCTCTATGCTCACCTTCTTTCTCACCGCTTTTACGGTGGTCACGGTCCACTGTGCTGGCAATGTGGTCAACACGTATTTCGATTTCATCAAAGGCATCGACAAACAAAAGGCTGACGATCGCACACTGGTCGATCATATACTCACCAAGGATgag GTGGTTTCACTGGGCGCTATTCTATATTTGGCTGGCTGCGGTGGCTTTGTACTGCTCGCCGTACTTAGTCCAGCCAAGATGGAACACTTGGCGCTGATTTATTTCGGCGGACTGTCATCGAGCTTCCTTTACACTGGCGGCATTGGTTTCAAATACATTGCGCTGGGCGATCTCGTGATATTAATACTGTTTGGACCCATTTCGGTTCTGTTTGCGTTCATGTCACAAACGGGTCATGTCGACTGGACGACGATGGGCTATGCCATACCGCTGGCCCTGAACACGGAGGCAATACTACATAGCAATAATACACGCGATGCGGAAAGCGATGGCAAGGCGGGCATCGTAACACTGGCCATTCTTATTGGACGCACTGCCTCGCATGTGCTGTATGCAATGCTGCTCTTCACACCATACTCACTGTTCTTCATCTTTGGTCTGAAATACTCACTATGGTTCCTGCTACCGTTGATAACGCTGCCACAGGCATTTCAAATTGAGAAGCGTTTCCGGGACGAGCAGACAATGCATGTGGTGCCCAAGCAGACTGCTAAgctaaatttcttttttggcATACTCTACATCATCGCCTGTTGCTGTGCCCAGCAGCTGCCCACGTTTGTCTCGCGAAAGCACTAG
- the LOC117780645 gene encoding zinc finger protein 205 translates to MDFNVHKICRVCLEEGAPSPLTSIYSTEFAMMPSQMLMMCSKIRVYKTDGLPAGICNNCLYRLGVAYHFQQECENSDMRLRQYLGLHESWRHDAATNTEFVASEIKPLPQTHQLNSSEDEEGGQTEAIKRSKRRSRYQRKPPESHKKRGPKPVPKLPHTCYVTTCHKSFKCAAQLTQHIRTHTGEKPYACSYCSQRFAQKYNLKVHERTHTGNKPFQCEICSKQFSALGNFQAHQKIHSGVRDQICSLCQKAFYTAGDLSKHMITHTGIKNHHCDVCGKSFSRRRDMRAHKLKLHPLESGTEHDIVDDDDDEPIDTDPVGLDTLDHAHFKCPDCDKAYDTADSLSLHFRTHAANNNLLNLPLPLPPSAPSAMTHHYHHHHPGAAPPPTAMHHHDALQLHHLAPPNAATQMGMAAMAHMLAPPPPPPPTPSEGRYTMLHHTTAQRLHY, encoded by the exons ATGGACTTTAATGTGCACAAAATATGTCGCGTCTGTCTTGAGGAGGGCGCACCAAGTCCTCTTACTTCTATTTACAGCACTGAGTTTGCCATGATGCCATCACAAATGTTGATGATGTGCTCAAAGATTCGG GTGTATAAAACGGACGGTCTACCCGCTGGCATTTGTAATAACTGCCTTTATCGCCTGGGTGTAGCGTATCACTTTCAGCAGGAGTGTGAAAATAGCGATATGCGTTTGCGTCAATATTTAGGTTTGCACGAGTCCTGGAGACATGATGCAGCCACAAATACCGAGTTTGTGGCTAGCGAAATCAAGCCCTTGCCCCAAACGCATCAGCTCAATTCTAGCGAAGATGAGGAAGGAGGACAGACTGAAGCAATCAAGCGCAGTAAACGTCGCTCGCGTTACCAGCGAAAACCGCCTGAAAGTCACAAGAAACGAGGACCGAAGCCTGTACCGAAGCTCCCGCACACTTGCTATGTGACCACGTGCCACAAGAGTTTCAAATGTGCTGCCCAGCTAACGCAGCACATTCGCACGCATACGGGTGAAAAGCCTTACGCTTGTAGCTATTGTTCGCAGCGTTTTGCCCAGAAATATAATCTGAAAGTGCACGAACGGACGCACACGGGCAATAAGCCATTTCAGTGCGAAATCTGCTCCAAGCAGTTCTCGGCGCTGGGCAACTTTCAGGCTCATCAGAAGATTCACAGTGGCGTGCGGGATCAAATCTGTTCGCTCTGTCAGAAGGCTTTTTACACTGCGGGCGATCTGTCCAAGCACATGATTACGCATACGGGAATCAAGAATCATCACTGTGATGTTTGTGGCAAATCGTTTAGTAGGCGTCGCGATATGCGCGCACATAAACTTAAGCTGCATCCGCTCGAGTCGGGCACCGAGCATGATATTGTggatgacgacgatgatgagcCGATTGATACTGATCCTGTAGGACTGGATACACTGGATCATGCGCATTTCAAGTGCCCCGACTGCGATAAGGCCTATGATACGGCGGACAGTTTGAGTCTGCACTTTCGCACACACGCAGcgaataataatttgttaaatttgccactgccactgccaccatCGGCACCTTCAGCAATGACGCATCACTACCATCACCATCATCCAGGCGCGGCGCCACCACCAACAGCCATGCATCATCACGACGCGCTGCAACTGCATCATCTAGCGCCGCCAAATGCGGCCACACAAATGGGCATGGCTGCCATGGCGCATATGCTGGCCCCACCACCTCCTCCACCACCCACACCCAGCGAAGGTCGCTACACCATGCTGCACCACACGACTGCACAACGTTTGCACTATTAG
- the LOC117780188 gene encoding glia maturation factor beta gives MGDNKICDISNEVLEELKKFRFRKSKTNSALILKVDREKQLVVLDEFIDDISVEELQDSLPGHQPRYVIYTYKMVHDDQRISYPMCFIFYTPRDSQIGLQMMYACTKSALQREVDLTRVYEIRELDELTEEWLREKLK, from the exons ATG ggtgataataaaatatgtgacaTTAGCAATGAGGTGCTTGAGGAACTGAAGAAATTTCGCTTTCGCAAGAGTAAAACTAACTCTGcgttaatat TAAAAGTCGACAGGGAGAAACAGTTGGTGGTGCTTGACGAATTTATTGATGATATATCCGTTGAGGAGCTACAAGATTCACTGCCAGGTCATCAGCCACGCTATGTTATCTATACGTACAAAATGGTGCACGATGATCAACGAATTTCGTATCCaatgtgttttatattttacacgCCGCGCGACAGTCAAATTGGCTTGCAAATGATGTACGCCTGCACGAAGAGTGCTCTCCAGCGAGAGGTGGATTTAACCCGAGTCTACGAGATACGCGAACTGGACGAATTGACCGAAGAGTGGCTGAGGGAAAAGCTTAAGTAG
- the LOC117781511 gene encoding uncharacterized protein LOC117781511 — protein MALKQIKLCSPEGNNLLEKCWLAGERKLSTSHLVKLRDRHEINSVDVIDCCNRIQELVNDNQAARHDHSNNRFVAFKYITRLTFGVSYIHRQQVSTLLDETKHLMNQIKGTNLKFDVVSIKNHGNRKRKRVISTTTMVRLSKRSRTASPQLLDEEHVDYYRNILTESQLWSKDSEVINIKECQTICTSEHFINITQEVTLTEMDPSLMWNDGFGELNQIEQKALEDFLPFRNSLKRKSSDSAPAVECCFKTLRLSTNELSSPSYAIESVSNANPQELDLIQEIESNAMPPAPTTPHPPAVANSSPSPPVLISPSPLVNTVQSKKSKARKRRKCKLKIDKCIKISCETHNKDLQIYYNGLENRIDFKPKKVTRIEDLLNSFKQRHLFPECLKGRAKVTEQQMEVDCEYTIRAMFDNEYSDVLASKILKNIDAVPQQINYLEEHAEPVIPTANSPKSHTSELLPRNNNNTNNNYNNESEHPQSLKHNNFDSYKIMMDLLRIWRKDPHRNSIDANQFVKSFPNRITAALAFSHLLSLSRDGFIQLFTKLDSMEIDTITLGPESLKLIENISELKQI, from the exons ATGGCgctaaaacaaataaaattatgctcTCCAGAGGGTAATAACTTGTTGGAGAAATGCTGGCTTGCCGGGGAACGCAAATTGTCGACATCACATTTGGTAAAGTTGCGTGATCGTCATGAAATTAATTCTGTTGACGTGATTGACTGCTG CAATAGAATACAGGAATTAGTTAACGACAACCAGGCAGCTCGGCATGATCATAGCAACAACAGATTTGTTGCCTTCAAGTACATTACACGCCTCACATTCGGCGTTAGCTACATACATAGGCAACAGGTGTCCACACTGTTGG ATGAAACCAAACATTTGATGAACCAAATTAAGGGCACCAACCTTAAGTTCGATGTCGTTTCGATCAAAAACCACGGTAATCGAAAACGCAAGAGAGTTAtttctacaacaacaatggtgCGTTTATCTAAGCGCTCTAGAACCGCAAGCCCGCAACTATTGGATGAGGAACATGTAGATTACTATAGGAACATTTTAACTGAATCTCAATTGTGGAGCAAAGACAGTGAAGTTATCAACATTAAGGAG TGTCAGACCATTTGCACATCGGAGCATTTCATTAACATCACTCAGGAAGTGACATTAACTGAGATGGATCCAAGTCTGATGTGGAATGACGGTTTTGGTGAACTAAATCAAATTGAGCAGAAAGCTCTTGAAGATTTTCTACCATTTAGAAACTCTT TGAAGCGCAAGTCTTCCGATTCAGCGCCAGCCGTGGAATGCTGCTTCAAGACGCTCAGATTATCAACAAATGAATTGAGTAGTCCCAGCTATGCCATTGAATCGGTGTCCAATGCTAATCCGCAAGAACTCGATCTTATACAAGAAATTGAGAGCAATGCAATGCCACCAGCGCCTACTACTCCTCATCCACCTGCTGTTGCCAATTCTTCACCTTCACCTCCAGTTTTAATTTCTCCTTCACCTCTTGTTAACACTGTTCAGTCAAAAAAATCTAAAGCTCGAAAACGACGCaagtgtaaattaaaaattgataaatgcataaaaatttcttgTGAGACTCACAACAAGGATCTTCAAATCTATTATAATGGATTAGAAAACAGGATCGATTTTAAACCTAAGAAAGTTACGCGAATTGAAGACCTACTGAACAGCTTCAAACAACG TCATCTTTTTCCAGAATGCTTGAAAGGCCGTGCAAAGGTCACCGAGCAGCAAATGGAAGTTGACTGTGAATACACAATTCGAGCCATGTTCGATAATGAATACAGCGATGTCTTGGCCAgtaagattttgaaaaatattgatGCTGTCCCCCAGCAGATTAACTACTTAGAAGAACATGCCGAACCCGTAATACCAACAGCCAACTCCCCTAAGAGCCATACATCAGAACTGCTCcctcgcaacaacaacaacactaataataattataacaatgaGTCCGAGCACCCCCAAAGTCTTAAGCACAATAATTTTG ATTCATACAAGATTATGATGGATTTGCTTAGAATTTGGAGAAAGGATCCACACAGAAATTCAATTGATGCCAACCAGTTTGTCAAATCGTTTCCGAATCGCATTACAGCCGCCTTGGCTTTTAGCCATTTGTTAT CCCTTTCACGTGATGGGTTTATTCAGCTCTTCACAAAACTGGATTCTATGGAAATTGATACAATTACTTTGGGCCCGGAGTCCCTTAAACTTATCGAAAATATTTCAgaacttaaacaaatttaa
- the LOC117781512 gene encoding transmembrane protein 147: MTLYHFGNCVALLMPYYFTYKYSGLSEYGAFWKCVQAGCIYIFTQLCKMLVLATFFYSDNSSNSGEFNFFAEILRCSVDMADLLGFALILSRIPGKGHSKLITAGLGWATAEVILSRGIMLWVGARGTEFSWIYIQKCLESNVLLVQHLSTATLIWLFTRHDLNKALKPLVSILLAVTIFKGVWLEGLLHILSIGPWSAIAFKALVASIIGFCSLNIYAGLAQQIGI; this comes from the exons atgacGCTTTATCACTTTGGAAACTGTGTTGCGCTGCTTATGCCATATTACTTTACCTACAAATACTCTGGCCT TTCTGAATATGGTGCATTCTGGAAGTGCGTACAGGCGGgatgtatttacatatttacacaGCTCTGTAAAATGCTCGTTTTGGCCACGTTCTTTTACTCGGATAACTCATCCAATAGCGGCGAGTTTAATTTCTTTGCG GAGATTCTGCGCTGCAGTGTCGACATGGCCGATTTGCTTGGATTCGCTCTAATCCTTAGCCGCATACCTGGCAAGGGTCATTCAAAACTTATTACCGCTGGATTGGGTT GGGCGACGGCTGAGGTGATTTTGTCACGCGGTATTATGCTCTGGGTAGGCGCCCGTGGCACCGAATTCAGTTGGATTTACATTCAAAAATGTCTGGAATCAAATGTGCTGCTCGTGCAGCATTTAAGCACTGCTACACTGATATGGTTGTTTACGCGCCACGATCTCAACAAGGCATTGAAACCGCTAGTCTCCATACTGTTGGCCGTCACCATCTTCAAGGGCGTCTGGTTGGAGGGTCTGCTGCACATCCTCAGCATTGGTCCTTGGTCAGCGATTGCATTCAAGGCGCTGGTGGCATCCATCATCGGCTTCTGCTCGTTGAACATTTACGCTGGCCTCGCCCAACAAATTGGCATTTAA
- the LOC117781678 gene encoding syntaxin-5, with protein MQTRRRHQQTDQEYTSNYSVPHPPLEQQQQHPQQHQTLIQPGQQQLLYVAQQQPTFEAAINIGVEQSVADADDKYDKAARQWNLFSGISSRSGQALRTFIQQPLSAAAAVVTGNHPTQAQGSDNNNSNYEKSIYNFGASQKQSEREDLDLEPEQEVFIMAARDRTGEFANAIRSLQSRNITRAVNIRDPRKAKQVQSYSEFMMVARFIGKNIASTYAKLEKLTMLAKKKSLFDDRPQEIQELTYIIKGDLNALNQQIARLQDISKDQRRTTNGKHLVSHSSNMVLALQSKLASMSTDFKQILEVRTENLKHQKTRRDHFSQGPGPLAAHTVSPSTAKQGSLLLSEENQAVSIDMAGSDTAPLLQQQHQQQQQQLAIYDESDTYVQQRAETMQNIESTIVELGGIFQQLAHMVKEQEEIVERIDTNVADAELNIEAAHGEILKYFQSVSKNRWLMIKIFGVLIFFFLFFVVFMS; from the exons ATGCAAACTCGACGTCGTCATCAACAAACGGACCAGGAATACACCAGCAATTACAGTGTCCCCCACCCTCCattggagcagcagcagcaacatccgCAGCAGCATCAGACGTTAATTCAACCGGGGCAACAGCAATTGTTGTACGTAGCCCAACAGCAGCCGACGTTTGAGGCTGCTATTAATATTGGGGTAGAGCAGTCGGTTGCAGACGCGGACGACAAGTACGACAAAGCGGCCCGCCAGTGGAATCTGTTCAGTGGAATCTCGTCACGATCTGGACAGGCGCTGCGCACATTCATCCAGCAGCCACTGAGCGCCGCTGCGGCCGTCGTAACCGGCAATCATCCAACACAAGCCCAAGGCTCCgacaataataacagcaactaCGAGAAGAGCATCTACAATTTTGGGGCATCGCAAAAGCAGTCGGAACGCGAGGATCTTGACTTGGAACCGGAGCAAGAAGTTTTCATAATGGCAGCACGAGATCGCACAGGCGAATTTGCCAATGCGATACGTTCGCTTCAGTCACGGAACATCACACGGGCGGTGAACATACGTGATCCCCGCAAGGCCAAACAGGTGCAGAGCTATTCCGAGTTTATGATGGTTGCCCGTTTCATTGGCAAGAACATTGCCAGCACATATGCCAAGCTAGAGAAGCTGACCATGT TGGCCAAAAAGAAGAGTCTATTTGACGATAGACCCCAGGAGATACAGGAGCTGACGTATATCATAAAGGGCGATTTGAATGCATTGAACCAACAGATTGCACGACTGCAGGACATCTCCAAGGATCAGCGTCGCACCACAAATGGCAAGCATTTGGTATCACATTCCTCCAATATGGTGCTGGCACTCCAATCCAAGCTGGCCAGCATGAGCACGGACTTTAAGCAGATTCTCGAAGTGCGCACCGAAAATCTCAAGCACCAGAAGACACGACGCGACCATTTCAGCCAAGGACCCGGCCCCCTGGCCGCGCACACTGTTTCACCATCGACGGCCAAACAAGGCTCATTGCTGCTTAGCGAGGAGAACCAGGCGGTCAGCATAGACATGGCTGGCAGTGATACAGCGCCGCtgcttcaacaacaacatcaacaacaacaacagcaattggcCATTTACGACGAGTCAGACACGTATGTGCAACAACGTGCCGAGACTATGCAAAACATTGAGTCAACAATTGTGGAGCTGGGCGGAATATTCCAGCAGCTGGCGCATATGGTcaaggagcaggaggagatCGTTGAACGCATCGATACGAATGTGGCGGATGCCGAGTTGAATATTGAGGCGGCGCATGGCGAGATTCTCAAATACTTTCAATCAGTTTCAAAGAACCGTTGGCTCATGATTAAGATTTTCGGTGTTTTGATATTCTTCTTTCtgttctttgttgtttttatgtcataa
- the LOC117781679 gene encoding protein cornichon, with product MAFNFTAFTYIVALIGDAFLIFFAIFHVIAFDELKTDYKNPIDQCNSLNPLVLPEYLLHIFINLLFLFCGEWFSLCVNIPLIAYHIWRYKNRPVMSGPGLYDPTTVLKTDTLSRNMREGWIKLAVYLISFFYYIYGMVYSLIST from the exons ATGGCCTTCAATTTTACCGCATTCACCTATATTGTGGCCCTTATCGGcgatgcatttttaatatttttcgcaATATTTCATGTCATTGCGTTTGATGAGCTTAAAACAGATTATAAAAACCCAATTGATCAGTGTAACAGTCTTAATCCG cTGGTTCTACCGGAATATTTATTGcacatatttatcaatttgctATTTCTGTTCTGCGGGGAATGGTTCTCCCTATGCGTCAATATACCCCTCATAGCCTATCATATTTGGCG CTACAAAAATCGACCAGTTATGTCTGGTCCGGGCTTATATGATCCCACGACGGTGCTGAAAACGGACACACTATCCCGTAATATGCGCGAAGGTTGGATTAAATTGGCTgtatatttaatcagtttctTCTACTATATCTACGG AATGGTCTATTCGCTCATCTCTACATAA